One genomic segment of Natronospira proteinivora includes these proteins:
- a CDS encoding ATP-binding cassette domain-containing protein — translation MSFDVQPGEVLGLSGPNGAGKSTLLKAITGAATTFEGRVEPCNGLTVTHHQQRPELPPELPLLGRELLRVMAADRSDAPEIIQPLLSRPINRMSGGQFQLLEAWACLGGDAELVLLDEPTNNLDGDAVEALSAFIRAARPPRAILLVSHEREFLNQNCTRIVEVSS, via the coding sequence GTGTCTTTTGATGTGCAGCCCGGAGAGGTATTGGGCTTGAGTGGGCCCAATGGCGCGGGTAAATCCACCCTGCTAAAGGCTATCACCGGGGCGGCCACAACCTTCGAGGGTCGGGTTGAGCCCTGTAATGGCCTTACCGTGACCCACCATCAACAGCGACCGGAATTGCCTCCCGAGCTGCCCTTGCTGGGTCGGGAGCTGTTGCGTGTCATGGCGGCGGATCGCTCCGATGCGCCCGAGATCATCCAGCCCTTGCTGTCCCGTCCCATCAACCGCATGAGTGGTGGGCAATTTCAGCTATTGGAGGCCTGGGCCTGCCTGGGCGGGGACGCGGAATTGGTCCTGCTGGATGAGCCCACCAATAACCTGGATGGGGATGCGGTGGAAGCCCTGTCGGCCTTTATCCGCGCGGCTCGGCCACCCCGGGCCATTCTGCTGGTGAGCCATGAACGTGAATTCCTGAACCAGAACTGCACCCGCATCGTGGAGGTCTCGAGCTAG
- a CDS encoding metal ABC transporter substrate-binding protein gives MKKWILGTILMLAAVAASAEVRVAATVPNMGLLARAIGGDAVEVTVMAPPDRDAHYLEARPSMMAALRRADLLVAVGAELEVGWLPAALQGANNPRVQVGRTGYFEGAAHVDLIEAGAAADRAGGDVHPVGNPHFYMDPERMAEVAYALAQRLGQLDEDNADRFMENAERFEEAVMARMDGWEDRVSDAPGAVLYHKDINYLMRRLDVSILGYLEPLPGIPPTASHLRELVRELQGREGITLYTDFQPSRGADFLERELGWSSRQLPSQVAADADDIQAYIDMIDAWVEALASV, from the coding sequence ATGAAGAAGTGGATACTTGGCACGATTCTCATGCTGGCGGCGGTGGCTGCCAGCGCCGAAGTCCGAGTGGCGGCCACCGTGCCCAATATGGGCCTACTGGCTCGTGCCATCGGTGGTGATGCCGTGGAAGTGACCGTGATGGCACCGCCGGATCGGGACGCCCATTACCTGGAAGCCCGTCCCAGCATGATGGCGGCCCTGCGCCGTGCGGATCTGCTGGTGGCGGTGGGTGCCGAGCTGGAAGTAGGCTGGCTGCCGGCCGCACTGCAGGGTGCCAACAACCCTCGTGTTCAGGTGGGGCGAACCGGCTATTTTGAGGGCGCGGCCCATGTGGATTTGATCGAGGCCGGTGCGGCCGCTGATCGGGCCGGTGGTGATGTGCACCCGGTGGGTAACCCGCATTTCTATATGGACCCGGAACGCATGGCAGAGGTGGCCTACGCCCTGGCCCAGCGCCTGGGACAGCTGGATGAGGACAATGCCGACCGCTTCATGGAGAACGCCGAGCGTTTCGAAGAAGCCGTTATGGCCCGTATGGATGGTTGGGAGGATCGCGTTTCGGACGCCCCGGGGGCGGTGCTGTATCATAAGGACATCAACTATTTGATGCGCCGCCTGGATGTCTCCATCCTGGGTTATCTGGAGCCGCTGCCGGGCATTCCGCCGACGGCCAGCCATCTGAGAGAGTTGGTCCGGGAACTGCAGGGGCGTGAAGGCATTACCCTGTATACGGATTTTCAGCCGTCCCGCGGTGCGGACTTCCTGGAGCGGGAACTGGGCTGGTCCAGCCGCCAGTTGCCCAGCCAGGTGGCCGCCGATGCGGATGACATTCAGGCTTATATCGACATGATCGATGCGTGGGTAGAGGCGTTAGCCAGTGTCTAA
- a CDS encoding TonB-dependent receptor, translated as MTMRKSTASLWLFAAILASPVTAAETAAEEEGAGLMMDEVVAQAEDETPEARQAREGQQAGPARDPLDPTPARTRAMQLGGTGEVSSGTLFNPAISVILDGVYYNEFSGHVDEPGGFDGGHSHGHGHGGHGFQDGFQMREVEFAFSSTVDPYFDAFVMFVFENGDIDLEEAYITTRSLPAGLQMKAGKFLSDVGYINKQHPHDWAFVDRPWMNEFLFGDHGLMETGVQMTWMPETQTYTRFGVELLNGESSGIAPYVGNDNHEMVTVLPTHVVDPDIGPDDPGANAPVRNRWRADNSFEDDTGPRLATAFAKWAPDLGYDHALQLGAFGGVSSSYQRDEAHSSGRYETWDGDSSFWGVDAVYKYDGGGVMGHRNFTLQFEYTMREIDALYMSRQFTDFGDLDPTTRNPDGDVVDQRWKQDGFYLQGVYGFAPRWNFGMRVDGLGLTNDAYADHSSGRGLPTEFDTSWRYSTQLTYAPTEFSRLRAQVNYNDIGEESGHHHGHDHDSWEFMLQYNISIGVHGAHAF; from the coding sequence ATGACTATGCGTAAATCAACGGCTAGCCTTTGGCTGTTTGCCGCCATTCTTGCCAGCCCCGTCACCGCGGCCGAAACCGCTGCCGAGGAAGAAGGTGCCGGGTTGATGATGGATGAGGTGGTCGCCCAGGCCGAGGACGAGACTCCCGAGGCCCGTCAGGCCCGTGAAGGTCAGCAGGCCGGTCCGGCCCGGGACCCACTGGATCCCACCCCGGCCCGTACCCGTGCCATGCAGCTGGGTGGTACCGGAGAAGTGAGTTCCGGCACCCTGTTCAACCCCGCCATTTCCGTGATTCTGGACGGCGTGTATTACAACGAGTTCAGTGGTCATGTGGACGAGCCCGGCGGTTTTGACGGCGGTCACAGCCACGGTCATGGCCATGGTGGCCACGGTTTTCAAGATGGCTTCCAGATGCGTGAGGTGGAGTTCGCATTCTCCTCCACGGTGGATCCCTATTTTGATGCCTTTGTAATGTTCGTCTTTGAAAACGGCGACATTGATCTGGAAGAGGCCTATATCACCACCCGTTCCCTGCCGGCCGGTCTGCAAATGAAGGCGGGGAAGTTCCTCAGTGATGTGGGCTATATCAACAAGCAGCATCCCCATGACTGGGCCTTCGTGGATCGTCCCTGGATGAATGAGTTTCTGTTTGGCGATCATGGTTTGATGGAAACGGGCGTTCAGATGACCTGGATGCCGGAAACCCAGACCTATACCCGTTTCGGTGTGGAATTGCTGAATGGTGAATCTTCAGGCATCGCACCGTACGTGGGTAATGACAACCATGAAATGGTGACTGTCCTGCCGACCCATGTGGTGGACCCGGACATTGGTCCCGACGACCCGGGTGCCAATGCCCCGGTGCGTAATCGCTGGCGTGCGGACAACAGCTTCGAGGATGATACCGGCCCGCGCTTGGCCACCGCCTTCGCCAAGTGGGCACCGGATCTGGGTTATGACCATGCTCTTCAGCTGGGCGCCTTCGGTGGTGTTTCCAGCTCCTATCAGCGGGATGAGGCCCACTCCAGTGGTCGTTATGAGACCTGGGATGGTGACTCCTCTTTCTGGGGTGTGGATGCCGTCTACAAGTACGACGGCGGCGGTGTCATGGGCCATCGCAACTTTACCCTGCAGTTTGAATACACCATGCGGGAAATCGATGCCCTTTACATGAGCCGCCAGTTCACCGATTTCGGTGACCTGGACCCCACCACCCGGAATCCGGATGGTGATGTGGTGGACCAACGCTGGAAGCAGGATGGTTTCTATCTGCAGGGTGTCTATGGTTTCGCGCCGCGCTGGAACTTCGGCATGCGGGTGGATGGCCTGGGTCTGACCAATGATGCCTATGCTGATCATTCCTCCGGCCGTGGTCTGCCCACGGAGTTCGATACCTCCTGGCGCTATTCCACGCAGCTGACCTATGCCCCCACCGAGTTCTCCCGGCTTCGTGCCCAGGTGAACTACAACGATATCGGTGAGGAATCCGGGCACCATCATGGACATGATCATGATTCCTGGGAGTTCATGCTTCAGTACAACATCAGCATCGGTGTCCATGGCGCCCATGCATTCTGA
- a CDS encoding MerC domain-containing protein — translation MASRINNPAKFDYAAICLSGLCVVHCLALPVMAAALPWIAALGLANEWFHLGMLLLVVPLSVYALGRAWWVNGHLMPLALGLPGLGLMVVAPLEFLAWHSEAREQALTLLGAAVLSGAHLLNLWNSFRSPGSFVDDEPTATVQRPH, via the coding sequence ATGGCGAGCAGGATCAACAATCCGGCCAAATTCGATTACGCGGCGATCTGCTTGTCGGGTCTGTGTGTCGTCCATTGCCTGGCCTTGCCGGTCATGGCGGCGGCCTTGCCGTGGATTGCCGCTCTGGGCCTGGCCAATGAGTGGTTCCATCTGGGCATGTTGCTGCTGGTGGTCCCCTTGAGTGTTTACGCCCTGGGGCGGGCCTGGTGGGTCAACGGCCATCTCATGCCACTGGCCCTGGGTCTGCCCGGGTTGGGGTTGATGGTGGTGGCCCCGCTGGAATTTCTGGCCTGGCATAGCGAGGCCCGTGAACAGGCCCTGACTTTACTGGGGGCCGCTGTGCTCAGCGGTGCTCATCTTCTCAATCTCTGGAACTCGTTCCGCTCGCCTGGGTCTTTTGTCGATGACGAGCCTACGGCAACCGTGCAGAGGCCACATTGA
- a CDS encoding alpha/beta fold hydrolase, with product MDSPSSTIRTSRFWRIGLTMCLIVIGGLSLLPYLMSTGAEGEIPEAPFHDSRFMSVEDTRLHYRDLRPEGVEAPRGQILLVHGLAGSTYSWRKVAEPLASVGYRVVSVDLPPFGYSEARVPGDDAASAETLLWGLLEALDQGGGWHLLGHSMGAGVVARMAVDAPESVRALVMVSGTPDTAAEGGRGIGGLVMRYPPVRRWLTVIGSGRLLNPEGMGRALSSAYGRDATAEEIDAYLAPLLTSGKPDAVIRFLHQGQEVVEPEQLQGLPLTVIWGGHDEWVPLSNGRRLADAADAPLQLIDEAAHNPMETHPEAFLDALERPLQGQ from the coding sequence ATGGACAGCCCGTCCAGTACGATCCGGACGTCGCGTTTCTGGCGTATCGGCTTGACCATGTGCCTGATCGTGATCGGTGGGCTGTCCCTGCTGCCCTATCTCATGTCCACCGGCGCCGAGGGGGAGATCCCTGAGGCCCCCTTCCACGACAGCCGCTTCATGAGCGTGGAAGACACGCGCCTGCATTACCGTGATCTTCGGCCTGAGGGTGTCGAGGCCCCCCGGGGACAGATTCTGCTGGTCCATGGCCTGGCGGGTTCCACCTACAGCTGGCGCAAGGTGGCCGAACCCCTGGCCTCGGTCGGTTATCGGGTGGTTAGTGTGGACTTGCCGCCCTTCGGCTATAGCGAAGCCCGGGTTCCGGGGGATGATGCCGCCTCCGCCGAGACTCTGCTATGGGGCTTGCTGGAAGCGTTGGATCAGGGGGGTGGCTGGCATCTGCTGGGCCATTCCATGGGCGCCGGTGTAGTGGCCAGGATGGCGGTGGATGCCCCGGAGTCCGTGCGCGCACTGGTCATGGTGTCGGGCACACCGGATACCGCGGCCGAAGGCGGGCGCGGCATCGGTGGCCTGGTCATGCGCTATCCGCCCGTGCGGCGCTGGCTTACCGTGATCGGCAGTGGTCGTCTGCTCAACCCGGAAGGCATGGGCCGGGCCCTGTCATCCGCCTATGGTCGTGATGCCACCGCTGAGGAAATTGATGCCTATCTGGCGCCCCTGCTTACATCCGGAAAGCCTGACGCGGTGATCCGCTTCCTGCACCAAGGGCAGGAGGTGGTTGAACCGGAGCAGCTGCAGGGACTGCCGCTGACCGTCATTTGGGGCGGGCATGACGAATGGGTGCCCTTGTCCAATGGTCGTCGCCTGGCCGATGCCGCTGACGCGCCCCTGCAGCTCATCGACGAAGCCGCCCACAACCCCATGGAAACCCACCCCGAGGCCTTCCTCGACGCCCTGGAACGCCCGCTCCAAGGGCAGTAA
- the tldD gene encoding metalloprotease TldD yields MSDALNIAKAQLLEPGGLDESALSRVLSRMMSPSVDEADLYFQLRRKEGWSLEDGIVKDGGHSLDRGVGLRAVSGEKTGFAYSDDIVLPALERASGMARAIASGGQSGSLQAWRAGGGQSLYQPLDPIESLAPAQKVALLQKVDAACRDQDSRIKKVNVSLNAQHEVVLIAGNDGRLVPDVRPLIRMSVVCIAEQDGRREQGMSGAGGRISMQAFMEGEEPMRLAREAARSALVNLEAVEAPAGTMPVVLGPGWPGVLLHEAIGHGLEGDFNRKGTSAFSGRIGERVASEYCTVVDDGTLSGRRGSLNVDDEGEQSNCTTLIENGILKGYMQDRMNARLMGQQSTGNGRRESYAHLPMPRMTNTYMQAGPHDPEEIIQSVDKGLYAVNFGGGQVDITSGKFVFSASEAYLIENGRITRPVKGATLVGNGPDVLTRVSMVGNDLELDRGIGVCGKDGQSVPVGVGQPTLRVDSLTVGGTG; encoded by the coding sequence ATGAGCGATGCCCTGAACATAGCCAAAGCCCAGCTTCTGGAACCCGGTGGCCTGGATGAATCCGCCTTGTCCCGGGTTTTAAGCCGGATGATGAGCCCCTCCGTGGATGAAGCAGATTTGTATTTCCAGCTGCGTCGCAAGGAAGGCTGGTCACTGGAGGACGGCATTGTTAAGGATGGTGGCCACAGTCTGGATCGGGGGGTTGGTCTGCGGGCAGTATCTGGCGAGAAGACCGGTTTTGCCTACTCCGACGACATTGTGCTGCCGGCCCTGGAACGAGCCTCGGGCATGGCCCGGGCCATTGCCAGCGGCGGCCAGAGTGGGAGCCTGCAGGCCTGGCGGGCCGGGGGAGGGCAATCTCTGTATCAGCCGCTTGACCCCATTGAAAGTCTCGCCCCGGCCCAGAAGGTGGCCCTGTTGCAGAAGGTGGACGCGGCTTGTCGGGATCAGGACAGCCGAATCAAAAAGGTCAATGTCAGCCTCAACGCCCAGCATGAGGTGGTTTTGATCGCTGGCAATGATGGACGGCTAGTGCCCGATGTGCGGCCCCTGATTCGAATGAGCGTGGTCTGCATTGCCGAGCAGGACGGGCGGCGTGAACAGGGTATGTCCGGGGCCGGCGGCCGGATCTCCATGCAGGCCTTCATGGAAGGCGAGGAGCCCATGCGCCTGGCCCGGGAGGCGGCCCGTTCGGCCCTGGTGAACCTGGAGGCGGTGGAGGCCCCCGCCGGTACCATGCCGGTGGTGTTGGGTCCGGGCTGGCCCGGGGTGTTGTTGCACGAGGCCATCGGTCACGGCCTGGAAGGGGATTTCAACCGCAAGGGCACTTCGGCCTTCAGTGGTCGCATCGGCGAGCGGGTGGCTTCGGAATACTGCACCGTGGTGGATGACGGCACCCTCAGCGGTCGCCGGGGCTCCTTGAACGTGGATGACGAAGGTGAGCAGAGCAACTGCACCACCCTGATCGAGAACGGCATCCTCAAGGGCTATATGCAGGACCGGATGAATGCCCGGCTCATGGGCCAGCAATCCACCGGCAACGGCCGGCGGGAATCCTATGCCCATCTGCCCATGCCCCGCATGACCAATACCTATATGCAGGCCGGGCCCCATGATCCGGAAGAAATCATTCAGTCGGTGGACAAGGGCCTGTACGCGGTGAATTTCGGCGGCGGCCAGGTGGATATCACCTCCGGCAAGTTTGTCTTTTCCGCCAGTGAAGCCTATCTGATTGAAAACGGTCGTATTACCCGTCCGGTGAAGGGCGCCACCCTGGTGGGTAACGGCCCCGATGTGCTCACCCGCGTCAGCATGGTGGGGAATGACCTGGAGCTGGATCGCGGTATCGGGGTCTGTGGCAAGGATGGCCAATCCGTGCCGGTGGGGGTGGGCCAGCCCACCCTGCGTGTGGACAGCCTGACCGTGGGAGGCACCGGCTAA
- a CDS encoding carbon-nitrogen hydrolase family protein translates to MSERVGKAPRAAAIQMASGPNVSANLIQAEKLLADAARDGAALAVLPENFAMLGKTDSERLNHAEQEGEGPLQTWLAEQARKHEMWIVGGTIPLAASPSKVSGACLVYDHHGERQARFDKIHLFDVTLPDGREEYRESASTQPGDQVVVLDSPIGRLGLAVCYDLRFPELFREMSAQGAEVIAVPSAFTAQTGRAHWEILLRARAVENLCYVVAGAQGGFHVEGRETWGHSMIVDPWGSILAEQGQGSGVAAADISLERLKQLRDRFPVLKHRRMSCS, encoded by the coding sequence TGCCAACCTGATCCAGGCAGAGAAACTGCTCGCGGATGCTGCCCGCGATGGCGCAGCCTTGGCGGTGCTGCCGGAAAACTTTGCCATGCTGGGCAAGACGGACAGCGAGCGCCTGAACCACGCGGAGCAGGAAGGAGAAGGTCCGCTTCAGACCTGGCTGGCCGAGCAGGCCCGCAAGCATGAAATGTGGATCGTGGGCGGCACTATTCCGCTGGCGGCTTCCCCGAGCAAGGTCAGCGGGGCCTGTCTGGTTTATGACCATCATGGCGAACGGCAGGCACGATTCGACAAGATCCACCTGTTCGATGTGACCTTGCCCGATGGCCGGGAAGAGTACCGGGAGTCCGCTTCCACTCAGCCGGGGGATCAGGTGGTGGTACTGGATTCGCCTATCGGTCGGCTGGGCCTGGCCGTCTGTTACGATTTGCGTTTTCCCGAGTTGTTCCGGGAGATGTCCGCCCAGGGTGCGGAAGTCATTGCCGTACCCTCGGCCTTCACCGCTCAGACGGGCCGCGCCCACTGGGAAATCCTGTTGCGGGCCCGGGCCGTGGAGAACCTCTGCTACGTGGTGGCCGGGGCCCAGGGCGGCTTCCATGTGGAAGGCCGTGAAACCTGGGGACACAGCATGATCGTGGATCCCTGGGGCAGCATCCTGGCCGAGCAGGGCCAGGGGAGCGGCGTGGCTGCTGCTGACATCTCACTGGAACGTTTGAAACAACTACGAGACCGATTTCCGGTACTCAAACACCGGCGAATGAGTTGTTCCTGA